In Camelina sativa cultivar DH55 chromosome 17, Cs, whole genome shotgun sequence, the genomic stretch TGTCAGTTTCTGTGATTCGTCTGCCAAATCAGATAAAATGGTTGATTGGTTTGTCTAATCTTCGTCTTACAGTTACatgaaagtgagagagagagagaataaaactGATGTTAATGCTGTGAAGGACTGTTTGTGTTGGCTATGAGTACTTGACAACATGACACTTCACTAAGTACCTAGTTTTGCCTTCACAATGATTTAATCCGGTTTCAGGGGATAAGACAAAGTAATTGATGTGATGACGTGGATGGTGATCTTGATCTAAGTATGGCAGCTAGTACTTTAATTTAAGGGGTGGAGTAACTAGTAAGCACATCTTGATCTAATACATTTGTATTCTTGATTTTTGGGAGAAACCATATATACCCTGAGTGAGTGATCTGGTTGCAGAGAAACTTCTTGTCTTGTTTTATGTTTAACTACTATCTTATTACACAAAACATGTCTTGAGAGTTGAGATAGTTATAAAAATTTTAGCTCTCAAAGAGACTTCATtgtcaagaaagaaagacaaaagtgtggaattaaacaattaaaaaaaaaaactcatcttttcATCAAAATCGGATACAAACAGATACATCAACTGAGACAATACTACTAATTTACATGAGGAGATGTGTTGTCGACTAACACTAAACACATCAAAGTTAAGGTAAAGACTAATGAAGCAGTGTTTTCCTTGAGATTTAATACATACATAAGCTAGGCCCAAAGCCAAAATCACCAAAAGGAGGAAACCCAGGAACAAAGATCGGATTTAGTAGCGGAaacggcggcggtggtggtggtggaccGTAGCATCTGGTCATCATCCCAAGGTGGATCTGTTGTTGTCTGTGCTTTAGACGATCAGAGATGATTCTATAGTCGAGTCCATAAACAAAGCCTTCAGCCTCTTGCACATCGTGGAAGATCTTAGTCATCTTAACGAAAACCCTAGCGGTTAATTCGCTGTCTGAACCGGCGTGGTGAGCAGTACCAACACGGTCAAGTCCCAACGCATCAGCTAGATGCTCTAAACCTAAACGGCAACCAAGCCCTTCGTATCTACCCGCGATAGCTTTCAGATCAAAAACAGAGCCGAGGGTTCTAGCTACGGCTTTTGCAAACATCGCAGGAGTCACGGGTAAAGACTCTCCTCGGGTGAAACACTTCAACATATATGCGAGATCATACGACCCGTGAAACGTAACCCAAGTGATGTTCCTCGTCCTCTTCAGAATCCAAGAGAGATCGCTGAAAAAACCCTCGATTTCAATTCCTTGGGCTCTAATCTTCTTCAGATCTAGACCGTTGCGTTTTAGGAACTCGATGGATTTCTCGTTTCTCGCGTCTTCAACATCTCCGAAATCAGAGAAGTTGATCTCCCAAGTTCCACCGACTCTTCCGTTGCTGTCGAACAGAGTTAGACCTAATTGGATCAGTTTCGTCCTGTCTACGCTGTAGCTCATGTCGGTGTACCGTTGATCGTCCGAAGCGTGTTGTGGTGTATCTCTTAGACTACCTGGAAACTCTGTATCAAACGCTATAAAACGGTAGTTTCTTAGACAATCTTTGATCGAACTCATCTCTTCGTTACGATTCCAACTCCAAATCTCACGGCAATTTTTCATCGTactcatcttttctttttttttttctttcttttttacgaGCAAAGAGAAAATACTAATATCTGagagaacaaaacaatatatatagttttattacttttggaaaaaaggaaaatttcctttttccagTATTGTTGATTTTATTATTCCCCACTTTATATGAccgtttggattttttttttttttttttttttttttttttttttttttttNNNNNNNNNNNNNNNNNNNNNNNNNNNNNNNNNNNNNNNNNNNNNNNNNNNNNNNttttttttttttttttttgttacaattaGAGAATTTCTTTTCCATTATAGAATTTTAGAAACAGATAGCTCACTCTTCTCAGTagaatttctttattttttttttatttttagttattaaaagatagaaaagTCATTTAACAATTTTCTCAATATATGTCATCACTTTTGAAAGTCTTGCATTTGCTCAGAAAAAGTTTGCTCAGGAATCGAACTGGAAGAATGGTGGAGAAATGAACAGTTTTGGTTAATCGGAGGCACAAGTGCTCATCTTGCAGCAGTCGTCCAAGGTTTCCTCAAAGTAATAGCCGGAATCGAAATCTACTCTAATTGTGATACAATTTACTCAAAATGgtgtaaataaaatgaattgtGTTTAATACTAATATCTAATACAGTAGTACaccataattaaaaatattaatcaacagaaataaatttaaatgtcacaaatcaacaaaataatataaagaaaattactaatatatacATTGGTAATTTTTTCTTAGTATAGCCACATGATtaaaattttaggaaaatcaCACAACGGTCATATAACTAATTAAAGGGTTAGAAGTTCTTTTAGTAGATTTAGTGTGATCTTTGAAGAACCAAACATGACgtcatctatatatatgtttacatacACGGATACACCACAACAAcgcttctcttttccttttacGCTCTCATTGTcgctctcattctctctctctctctctctctagttcttCCTTCTTCCCGTAGCGTGCATACAACGGTACAGAAAAAAATCCCTCTTCTCAAAGTTTCGTCTTGTCTTCCAGAGAATCGAAAGACAATGGATAACTCCGATGATCCTAGGGTTGTTTCACAGTCCAAACTCGACATATTGTTGTATGTCGCTGCCATGGTTTACGATCAAGAGTACGGTCCTCACGACGATGACAAATCAAATACCACTGgcgaagaagaaacagagatggaaGCAAGAATCTTTGGCGATAAAGTACCGAGAAAGAACAGAGTTCACCGATCACCTTCTTCTCGCAAGACGGTAACACCATGGACACGTGTGATCGAACAACAAAGATCGGTACTACAAAACCCTAATGCATCAGAATCGgaaccttcgtcttcttcttgcgTCACCctgttcaagaacaatgatcAGATTAATACGGAGGAGATCATAAGTCGCAAGAAACTCAGAATCTTTCATCCTCTAGAGGCAGAACCCATTCAAACGAGTCCACCGGATTGGCTTTTGAAAGTGatgaggagagaagagaagggaTACAATCCGAAGCTGATCTCAACGAGGAAACTTTACAAGACTGATCTCGGTAGAATCCAAGGACGTCTCTCAGTTCCTTACAAGCAAgttaaaaatccaaactttttgaCAGAGGAAGAGACAAGGATCATAGATGAACAAGCGATGAAGCTTCGTAAACAAGGTGTGAGTGTTGATTTGATTGATCCTCAGATGAAAAAACATGCCCTTGAATTGAGGAAGTGGAAGATGAGTGGAAACTGGAATTATGTCTTTGTTGTTGGTTGGAACCATGTGGTTGCTGCTAATGGGTTTCAGGTTGATGACTTCTTTCCTCTCTGGTCTTTCCGATTTGGAAGTGGTAAACTCTGTTTTGCTCTCGTCCCACCTACGGAAGCTAGCCACGGCGGCGACCTTTAGTGTTTCTACTTCCGGTGAATGTATCTATGGACTGATCATGCTCGCCAGAGGGATCACACGTAGGATGTACTAGAGGATCTGCGATCTCACACTCGGATAGCTtgaggaaagaagaaagagaatcgAGACTGAAGAATCAAGATCCGATCGATTCCTCTTCCGATAGTAACAAGGTGAAGTCAGCTGATGGACCTAAGCCCAACAAGATGGTTTGGCGGCCCAAGAAGACAGAATCGAGTCCAGCAGCTGCAAAGCCCACCAAGGAGATAGCAAGCCCAACTGCAAAACAACACACAAGTGAGAAACAAGATAAGAAGAAGGAAGTATTCCAGAAACTTcctaaaagcaaaagcaacaTGAACAGCTGTCCCAATAAAGAAATTGTGTTGACCAATAGGTTTCAATGTTTAGAGGGTGAGGCTACATGTTAACCTAATCTcacccatatatatatgaatagtgATGTAACCGTTGAAccttaaagaaaataatgaaagacAAAATCATGTTGCTTATCTTCCTCATTTAGttcttcatggtatcagagcacagcATATCCATGGTCAATCAATCCATGGATCTCTACTCTTACCCTGCGCTAAACATCACAAATTGTGTCACACTCAAGTTGACACAAAAGAACTACATATCCTGGAAAGCTCAGTTTGAATCTTTTCTTTCTGGGCAGAACTTACTTGGGTTTGTGAATGGGTCTATTCCAGCTCCGCCTGAAGTCATTCCAGTGACTCATCCAACGAGCAAAGCCACTACCGTTCCAAATCCAGACTATGCTGAGTGGTTCCAAGCAGACCAAATCGTGCGAGCGTGGCTGCTTGGTTCTCTTTCTGAAGACATTCTAGCAGAAGTGTCTGGCACCAAGACATCACAAGACGTGTGGTTAGCTCTAGCGAATCATTTCAACAAGGTATCTTCTTCTCGCCTATTCGAACTGCAAGGTAGACTACAAGGGTCTGAGATAAAAGATAAGTCTATGAGTGATTACCTGAGAGACATCAAGAATGTCTGTGAGCAGCTTGCGTCCATAGGCAGTCTTGTTCCCGAGAAAATGAAGATATTTGCTGCGTTGAGAGGGTTAGGCAGAGAGTATGAGCCTGTTAAGGTTTCAGTTGAAGGAATGATAGATCTAATCCCTCCACCTACCTTTGATGATGTTGTGTCTCGGCTGACAAGCTTTGCTGATAGACTCTCCAGCTATACGACCAGTGAAGAACCCTCACCTCATATGGCCTTTTACACCAGTCATTCCGGTAGAGGCAGAGGAAATGGAAGGTCTGGTGGCTCTCGCGGACGAGGTGGCTTCTACTCAACAAAAGGAAGAGGCTTTCACCAGCAAATCACTCAGGGTTCTAGCTCGTCTGGAGGCTACAATACAGAGAACAAGGTTGTCTGTCAGATTTGTGGAAAGCCGGGTCATGCAGCACTCAAATGTTGGAACAGATACAACAGTAGCTATCAACATGAAGACTTACCAGTTGCTCTAATGGCGATGCGAATCACTGATGTCTCTGCTAATTCTGGACATGAATGGGTTCCTGATTCTGGCTCCACGGTTCATGTCACCAACTCTCCTCACAACCTGCAACAAGTAAGCCCTTATGAAGGATCAGATGCTGTCATGGTTGGCAACGGTGAGTTTCTCCCAATCACTCACATGGGTTCTACTAAGTTACCAGCTAGCTCAGGTATTCTACCTCAGATTAATACGGAGGAGATCATAAGTCGCAAGAAACACAGAATCGTTCGTCCTCTAGAGGCGGAACCAATTCAAACAAGTCCACCGGATTGGCTTTTGAAAGTGatgaggagagaagagaagggaTACAATCCGAAGCTGATCTCAACGAGGAAACTTTACAAGACTGATCTCGGTAGAATCCAAGGACGTCTCTCAGTTCCTTACAAGCAAgttaaaaatccaaactttttgaCAGAGGAAGAGACAAGGATCATAGATGAACAAGCGATGAAGCTTCGTAAACAAGGTGTGAGTGTTGATTTGGTTGATCCTCAGATGAAAAAACATGCCCTTGAATTGAGGAAGTGGAAGATGAGTGGAAACTGGAATTATGTCTTTGTTGTTGGTTGGAACGATGTGGTTTCTNCATGTGGTTGCTGCTAATGGGTTTCAGGTTGATGACTTCTTTCCTCTCTGGTCTTTCCGATTTGGAAGTGGTAAACTCTGTTTTGCTCTCGTCCCACCTACGGAAGCTAGCCACGGCGGCGACCTTTAGTGTTTCTACTTCCGGTGAATGTATCTATGGACTGATCATGCTCGCCAGAAGGATCACACGTACATAAAGGATCTACATTTTTGACAATTCTCCATTTTGTTTGGCCTAAAGATGCAATTTTTCTTGGAGAACTTTAGTGCTTTTTAGTCTTTGGCTATTAGGGATTTTGAGATTGATGACACTTGTTGTAAATGTCGTCAGATGAAACAGTAACTAAAGAAGTTATTGATTCATCTGTCCAATATACTCCTCCTTCTTCTGTTTGCAGAGAGTGTAAGAACTTAATTTTCAGATGAGTTATAAACAACCATCTTGACATCtgttgtttcaatttttgtcttcttgtttttacTCCAATTGGTTTGGTTTCATCTTGAACGTTTTGGTAAGATTTAGAGTTTAATCCCTTGAGGACTGTTATGAAGACAAACCACCTGACACAGTTTAGTGATGAGCTGTTATTACGCATGCAAACATGAGTAGAGAATCCCTCTTATGTGTCTTTCTAAATCCAAAATGCAAACATGTTCCTATCTCTTAAAAAGCTCTTACGTTCTTttggaaaatgtataaaatgGTGTAACATTCAATGGTTCAGATATTTAAAGTGGCAAAATCAGGTTAAAGACTATTTGACTATTCACATATTCCTCATAACCAACATCCCATGAGTTCTTCAAGTGAGATTTCACCTTCCTCAATTATCTCTCTATCTTTAACCATCCCAAGCCTTTGTCTTTACAATCTTTGGTATTCCCTTCATAGGCATGAAGATTAGTTGCTGCTACAGGCCcgtaatggatttttttttttttttttttttttttttttttttttttttttttttttNAATTGAGATTATCTATTCCTTATGGACTTTTGCATTTTGgacatctttattt encodes the following:
- the LOC104759952 gene encoding putative CCR4-associated factor 1 homolog 8, which gives rise to MSSIKDCLRNYRFIAFDTEFPGSLRDTPQHASDDQRYTDMSYSVDRTKLIQLGLTLFDSNGRVGGTWEINFSDFGDVEDARNEKSIEFLKRNGLDLKKIRAQGIEIEGFFSDLSWILKRTRNITWVTFHGSYDLAYMLKCFTRGESLPVTPAMFAKAVARTLGSVFDLKAIAGRYEGLGCRLGLEHLADALGLDRVGTAHHAGSDSELTARVFVKMTKIFHDVQEAEGFVYGLDYRIISDRLKHRQQQIHLGMMTRCYGPPPPPPPFPLLNPIFVPGFPPFGDFGFGPSLCMY
- the LOC104758444 gene encoding putative B3 domain-containing protein At2g27410 → MDNSDDPRVVSQSKLDILLYVAAMVYDQEYGPHDDDKSNTTGEEETEMEARIFGDKVPRKNRVHRSPSSRKTVTPWTRVIEQQRSVLQNPNASESEPSSSSCVTLFKNNDQINTEEIISRKKLRIFHPLEAEPIQTSPPDWLLKVMRREEKGYNPKLISTRKLYKTDLGRIQGRLSVPYKQVKNPNFLTEEETRIIDEQAMKLRKQGVSVDLIDPQMKKHALELRKWKMSGNWNYVFVVGWNHVVAANGFQVDDFFPLWSFRFGSGKLCFALVPPTEASHGGDL